Proteins found in one Penaeus vannamei isolate JL-2024 chromosome 29, ASM4276789v1, whole genome shotgun sequence genomic segment:
- the LOC113806299 gene encoding uncharacterized protein, protein MATASDFCADCDMGYGHFWEKYGTQPSLLLDLCRTHGLILEAMKCPKCDGECRRDDNLNSFRCDKTPPKKNNRKVRCNFKKSLFKNTWFDNSKLDFETNLKFVNLYLRERFSYASARSEFNFPNRTICDWASFCREVLIFWCFENQSDKIGGSGEIVEIDESKFGKRKYNVGRVIEGQWVFGGVCRKSRDFFLVAVETRDSLTLLNVIKERIHPGTTVISDCWKAYNCLEKEGYQHLTVNHSYNFVDPKSKAHTNTIERKWREAKIKVPRFGRRTYHFAGYLAKAIFQMKYPAENKRFHQFLLAAARLYPPH, encoded by the exons ATGGCAACTGCAAGTGATTTTTGTGCGGATTGTGACATGGG GTATGGGCACTTCTGGGAAAAGTACGGCACCCAGCCTTCCCTCTTGCTCGATCTTTGCCGTACACATGGCCTCATTTTGGAGGCCATGAAATGTCCAAAATGCGACGGCGAATGCCGTCGCGATGATAATTTAAATTCATTTAGGTGCGAcaagaccccccccaaaaaaaacaatcgaaaagttagatgcaatttcaaaaaatcactttttaagaACACCTGGTTTGATAATAGTAAGCTCGATTTTGAAACTAATTTAAAATTTGTTAATTTGTATCTGCGAGAGAGGTTTTCTTACGCATCTGCACGGAGCGAGTTTAATTTCCCAAACCGGACTATTTGCGATTGGGCGAGCTTCTGCCGGGAGGTTTTAATTTTCTGGTGTTTTGAAAATCAATCCGACAAAAttggtgggtcaggggaaattgtCGAGATTGATGAATCTAAATTTGGAAAACGTAAATATAACGTAGGTCGTGTCATAGAAGGTCAGTGGGTTTTTGGAGGAGTATGCCGCAAGAGTAGGGATTTTTTCCTCGTTGCCGTGGAGACGCGTGACTCTCTCACTTTGCTTAACGTCATTAAGGAGCGTATCCACCCAGGGACAACGGTCATTAGTGATTGTTGGAAGGCATACAACTGTTTGGAGAAAGAGGGCTATCAACATTTAACTGTGAatcattcatataattttgttgaCCCCAAAAGTAAAGCGCACACAAACACGATCGAGCGGAAATGGAGGGAAGCGAAGATCAAAGTGCCCCGCTTCGGCAGGAGGACATACCACTTCGCCGGGTACTTGGCTAAGGCCATATTTCAAATGAAGTACCCGGCGGAGAACAAAAGATTCCATCAGTTCCTCCTTGCCGCAGCTCGCCTGTACCCTCCGCACTGA